One genomic window of Haloarcula pelagica includes the following:
- a CDS encoding universal stress protein → MYETILFPTDGSDGADAALEHAVDHARQYDATLHVLFVADTDAVHSGMVGEEHDGVAQSEMVGEEHEQEQPSGLVNEEHEDAVTAHAEQVVSDTADAIDDDVAVETAVWSGNPFKRILDYSDESDADLIVMGTHGRTGVDRYLLGSVTEKVVRAADAPVLTVRLGNPE, encoded by the coding sequence ATGTACGAGACCATTCTGTTCCCGACTGACGGGAGCGACGGAGCCGACGCAGCGCTCGAACACGCCGTAGACCATGCCAGACAGTACGATGCGACGCTCCACGTCCTGTTCGTGGCAGACACTGATGCTGTCCATTCCGGTATGGTCGGTGAAGAACACGACGGCGTGGCACAATCCGAGATGGTCGGAGAGGAACACGAGCAAGAACAGCCGTCTGGGCTCGTCAACGAAGAGCACGAGGACGCGGTCACCGCACACGCCGAGCAGGTTGTGAGTGACACCGCCGATGCTATCGACGACGACGTTGCCGTCGAAACTGCGGTCTGGAGCGGCAATCCATTCAAACGGATTCTCGACTATTCGGATGAATCCGACGCAGACCTCATCGTGATGGGGACCCACGGCCGGACCGGTGTCGACCGATATCTCCTCGGTAGTGTGACCGAGAAGGTGGTGCGAGCGGCGGATGCCCCTGTACTCACTGTGCGGTTGGGGAATCCGGAGTAG